The proteins below come from a single Leptotrichia sp. oral taxon 223 genomic window:
- a CDS encoding Abi family protein: MDKPFKTFDEQVAILNGLDEPNKRKRMNTDSNTKFYLMRDNYYSIINFYKEPFVIGKDGNNEDIYFPNVHFNELKALHDFDGELRILFFNFLTKIEKYFKTAIAYYFSDYYDKNIKETYLDPSNYIERLNEKGKSVLIKLYGHKINKSKEIIKHYSIKDNIPFWITIHFLTLGNISILFDILELDVKQNVMEHFKKLYKNDYNSYLNLNIKIISTFLNACSLFRNVAAHNERFYNFTLRGHIAGQKPLINGRVLNNQKLFTLYSVLKIFLSKNDYEYLTSSLKYLVTKLEDKLNSISVNDILDRMDFPVDWHKQ; this comes from the coding sequence ATGGATAAGCCATTTAAAACATTTGATGAACAGGTTGCGATTCTTAATGGTTTAGATGAACCTAATAAAAGAAAAAGGATGAATACAGACAGCAATACAAAATTTTATTTGATGAGAGATAACTATTACTCTATTATTAACTTTTATAAGGAGCCTTTTGTAATTGGAAAGGATGGAAATAATGAAGATATTTATTTTCCAAATGTACATTTTAATGAATTAAAAGCTCTTCATGATTTCGATGGGGAACTTAGAATATTATTTTTTAATTTTCTTACAAAAATAGAAAAATACTTTAAAACAGCCATTGCTTATTATTTTTCAGATTATTATGATAAAAATATCAAAGAAACATATTTAGATCCATCTAATTATATAGAAAGATTAAATGAGAAGGGAAAATCTGTACTTATTAAATTATATGGACATAAAATAAATAAAAGTAAAGAAATAATAAAGCATTATTCAATAAAAGACAATATTCCTTTTTGGATAACAATACATTTTTTAACATTAGGAAATATTTCAATATTATTTGATATTTTAGAACTTGATGTCAAGCAAAATGTAATGGAACATTTTAAAAAACTTTATAAGAATGATTATAATAGTTATCTGAATTTAAATATAAAAATTATAAGCACTTTTTTAAATGCTTGTTCATTGTTTAGAAATGTTGCGGCTCATAATGAAAGATTTTATAATTTTACTTTAAGAGGACATATTGCTGGACAAAAACCTTTGATAAATGGACGTGTTTTGAATAATCAGAAATTATTTACTTTGTATAGTGTTTTAAAAATTTTTTTGTCAAAAAATGATTATGAATATCTTACTTCTTCTTTAAAATATTTAGTAACAAAATTAGAAGATAAGTTAAATTCTATTAGTGTAAATGATATTTTGGATAGAATGGATTTTCCAGTGGATTGGCATAAACAATAA